In a genomic window of Sardina pilchardus chromosome 20, fSarPil1.1, whole genome shotgun sequence:
- the atl1 gene encoding atlastin-1 — protein MARNRKDRDSWGSFTDKGIYDWSSEEEEPDGKARPVQVLVVKDDHSFELDEVALSRILLSEEVRDREVVAISVAGAFRKGKSFLMDFMLRYMYDQASESWLGDPEEPLTGFSWRGGSERETTGIQIWSEVFLVDKPDGTKVAVLLMDTQGTFDSQSTLRDSATVFALSTMISSMQVYNISQNVQEDDLQHLQLFTEYGRLAMEETFLKPFQSMIFLVRDWSFPYEFSYGQEGGMKFLEKRLKISENQHEELQNVRKHIHSCFTNISCFLMPHPGLKVATNPHFDGRLQEIDPEFTNHLRVLVPWLLSPRNLDVKEINGSNITCRGLLEYFKAYIKIYQGEELPHPKSMLQATAEANNLAAVAAAKDLYSKKMEEVSGGDRPFLAPSELQARHVEIRQEALAVFRGVKKMGGEEFSRRYLQQLEAEVDELFVQYIKHNDSKNIFHAARTPATLFVVIFIMYVAAGITGFVGVDVIASVCNMVLGLALITLCTWAYIRYSGEYRELGAVIDQVAGALWDQGSTNEALYKLYNAAANHRHLYNHAFPGQGPEQQEEENRRRN, from the exons ATGGCCAGAAATCGTAAAGACAGAGATAGCTGGG gcTCGTTCACAGATAAGGGCATATATGATTGGAgctcagaggaggaggagccagatGGGAAGGCGCGGCCTGTGCAAGTGCTGGTTGTCAAGGACGACCACTCTTTCGAGCTGGATGAGGTGGCCCTCAGCCGCATCCTGCTGTCGGAGGAAGTGAGGGACCGTGAAGTGGTGGCCATTTCAGTGGCCGGAGCTTTCCGGAAGGGCAAGTCCTTTCTCATGGACTTCATGCTGCGCTACATGTACGACCAG gcttCAGAGAGTTGGTTGGGTGATCCGGAGGAGCCTCTTACTGGGTTTTCATGGAGGGGAGGATCTGAGAGGGAGACCACTGGGATCCAGATCTGGAGTGAGGTCTTCCTGGTTGATAAACCAGATGGCACGAAG GTGGCCGTGCTGCTTATGGACACCCAGGGGACATTTGACAGCCAGTCCACTCTGAGGGACTCTGCCACAGTGTTTGCCCTCAGCACCATGATCAGTTCCATGCAG GTGTACAATATCTCCCAGAACGTCCAGGAGGATGATCTTCAGCATCTACAG CTCTTCACTGAGTATGGTAGACTAGCCATGGAGGAAACATTCCTGAAACCATTCCAG TCCATGATCTTCCTGGTGCGGGACTGGAGCTTTCCTTACGAGTTCTCGTATGGTCAGGAAGGAGGGATGAAGTTCCTGGAAAAGAGActgaag ATCTCAGAGAACCAGCATGAGGAGCTGCAGAATGTGCGGAAACACATCCACTCCTGCTTCACAAACATCTCCTGCTTTCTGATGCCTCACCCAGGCCTCAAGGTGGCCACCAACCCACACTTTGATGGACGACTTCAAG AGATTGACCCTGAGTTCACCAACCACCTGCGTGTGCTCGTGCCCTGGCTGCTGAGTCCGCGCAACCTGGACGTCAAGGAGATCAACGGCAGCAACATCACCTGCCGAGGCCTGCTCGAGTACTTCAAG GCATACATAAAAATATACCAAGGGGAAGAACTGCCACACCCCAAGTCCATGCTACAG GCTACAGCTGAGGCTAATAACCTGGCAGCTGTTGCAGCAGCCAAAGACCTCTACAGCaagaagatggaggag GTGAGCGGTGGCGACCGTCCCTTCCTGGCTCCCAGCGAGCTGCAGGCGCGCCACGTGGAGATCCGGCAGGAGGCGCTGGCCGTGTTCCGCGGCGTCAAGAAGATGGGCGGGGAGGAGTTCAGCCGCCGTTacctgcagcagctggaggCGGAGGTGGACGAGCTCTTCGTGCAGTACATCAAGCACAACGACTCCAAGAACATCTTCCACGCCGCGCGCACCCCCGCCACGCTCTTCGTGGTGATCTTCATCATGTACGTGGCGGCGGGCATCACGGGCTTCGTGGGCGTGGACGTGATCGCCAGCGTGTGCAACATGGTGCTGGGCCTGGCGCTCATCACGCTCTGCACCTGGGCGTATATCCGCTACTCGGGCGAGTACCGTGAGCTGGGCGCCGTCATCGACCAGGTGGCCGGCGCACTCTGGGACCAG GGAAGTACAAATGAG GCTCTATACAAGCTGTACAACGCAGCAGCCAATCACCGCCACCTTTACAACCACGCCTTCCCTGGCCAAGGCCCGGaacagcaggaggaagagaacaGAAGGAGGAACTGA